The following are encoded in a window of Primulina eburnea isolate SZY01 chromosome 4, ASM2296580v1, whole genome shotgun sequence genomic DNA:
- the LOC140830546 gene encoding uncharacterized protein, with the protein MGIRRKLDSLMRKGFKTSEFKGTVNLAISRLAVLKNQRQARGNVARSDVVEFLNLGYHERALLRVEQVIKEQNMLDVYILLEGYCHLLMERVSLIEQEKECPDELVEAASSLIYAASRCGDFPELQQIRKIFASHFGKDFVARAVELRNKCGVNPKIIQKLSTKIPTLESKMKVLQDIATDNNIVMPNETNAPPIVPEEEEDSRKGNQQNNSKRHDDVEEAVDFTESQKFKVKYRDVAHAAQAAFESAAYAAAAARAAVKLSRSESTDPDDPDPPNHQPRKISSATFDPKRDDEKDSLEDELEFGKVHPVQSHDRVPETENKTGSKSSLSGTTADLAADNIKEMETSSEEENIDSKPLEREVVFYQSDDENDEFTKGGGNNSTVKYYPLLVGAKFKTEPEFELQNPSAFVTRNESTSEPLNINRRPISVRTKWRQ; encoded by the exons ATGGGCATAAGAAGAAAGTTGGATTCTTTAATGAGAAAAGGTTTCAAGACTTCGGAATTCAAGGGGACTGTGAATTTAGCGATTTCTAGATTGGCAGTGTTAAAGAACCAGCGCCAAGCTAGGGGCAACGTCGCACGCTCCGACGTCGTTGAATTCCTTAACCTCGGCTACCATGAAAGGGCTCTTCTAAGg GTTGAGCAAGTGATCAAGGAGCAAAACATGTTGGATGTGTATATCCTGTTGGAAGGATACTGTCATTTGTTGATGGAGAGAGTCAGCCTCATCGAACAAGAAAA AGAATGTCCTGATGAACTTGTCGAAGCTGCATCAAGCTTGATCTATGCTGCTTCAAGATGTGGTGATTTTCCAGAACTTCAACAAATTCGCAAGATTTTCGCCTCTCATTTTGGGAAGGATTTTGTGGCTCGGGCAGTGGAATTACGCAACAAGTGTGGTGTTAATCCCAAG ATAATACAGAAGCTTTCTACAAAAATCCCAACCTTGGAGAGTAAAATGAAGGTGCTTCAAGATATTGCTACAGATAACAACATTGTTATGCCAAATGAGACGAATGCTCCACCTATCGTACCG gaagaagaagaagattcaAGAAAAGGAAATCAGCAAAATAACTCAAAAAGGCATGATGATGTAGAAGAAGCAGTGGATTTCACAGAATCTCAAAAATTCAAGGTAAAATACAGAGATGTTGCTCATGCAGCTCAAGCGGCCTTCGAATCCGCAGCATACGCCGCGGCTGCCGCCAGAGCGGCTGTGAAGCTCTCTCGATCTGAATCAACCGATCCTGACGACCCAGATCCTCCAAATCATCAGCCAAGAAAAATATCGTCGGCGACATTTGATCCTAAGCGAGATGATGAAAAGGATTCATTAGAAGATGAACTGGAATTTGGAAAAGTTCACCCCGTTCAAAGCCATGATCGGGTTCCGGAAACTGAGAACAAAACAGGTTCCAAAAGTTCCTTGTCTGGAACAACTGCGGATTTAGCAGCTGACAACATTAAGGAAATGGAAACCTCGTCTGAAGAGGAAAATATTGATTCCAAGCCACTGGAAAGAGAGGTAGTTTTTTATCAAAGTGACGATGAAAACGACGAATTTACTAAAGGGGGTGGCAATAATTCAACTGTAAAGTATTATCCTTTACTTGTCGGAGCTAAATTTAAAACTGAGCCCGAGTTTGAGCTTCAAAATCCGTCAGCATTTGTGACGAGAAACGAGAGTACTTCAGAACCTCTGAACATCAACCGGAGGCCGATTTCTGTGAGGACTAAATGGAGACAGTGA